A part of Bacillus thuringiensis genomic DNA contains:
- a CDS encoding S-layer homology domain-containing protein, protein MGFKKLILTGALVATTAFTSIGTAQASVEFKDVPNNHWSYKAIMDLANKNVVAGYGNGLFGFGDNVTREQVAALMFRHLKPTVKEQYNNPYKDVTDRSTMFKKEILALTEMGVFVGDNTGKFRPKDALTREEMAQILTRGFQLQIRGDHNFPDVDRNGWANPAITAIKSNYITAGTGDGTFAPKMHVSREQYVQFLYNATLPFEERPGAKQPEPKPEVKPEPKPEPKPDPKRFANCKEANDAGYYDITRDSPYYGKHLDRDGDGIACEKKKKGK, encoded by the coding sequence ATGGGATTTAAAAAATTAATTTTAACAGGTGCACTTGTTGCAACTACAGCATTTACTTCAATTGGAACAGCGCAGGCAAGTGTAGAGTTTAAAGATGTTCCAAACAATCATTGGTCTTATAAGGCAATTATGGATTTAGCAAATAAAAATGTTGTTGCTGGATACGGAAATGGGCTTTTTGGATTTGGTGATAATGTAACACGTGAGCAAGTTGCAGCTCTTATGTTCCGTCATTTAAAACCGACAGTAAAAGAACAGTATAACAATCCATATAAAGATGTTACGGATCGTTCAACTATGTTTAAAAAAGAGATTCTTGCTTTAACAGAGATGGGTGTATTCGTTGGAGATAACACAGGAAAATTTAGACCGAAAGATGCGTTAACTCGTGAAGAAATGGCACAAATTTTGACAAGAGGATTCCAATTGCAAATAAGAGGGGATCATAATTTCCCGGATGTAGATAGAAATGGATGGGCGAATCCTGCGATTACTGCAATTAAATCAAATTATATTACAGCTGGAACTGGTGATGGTACATTCGCACCTAAAATGCATGTAAGTCGTGAGCAATACGTTCAGTTCTTATATAATGCAACGTTACCATTTGAAGAAAGACCAGGAGCAAAACAACCAGAACCAAAACCAGAAGTAAAACCAGAACCGAAACCAGAACCGAAACCAGATCCGAAACGTTTTGCTAATTGTAAAGAAGCAAACGATGCTGGATATTATGACATTACAAGAGATAGTCCATATTATGGTAAGCATTTAGATCGTGATGGCGATGGAATTGCTTGTGAGAAAAAGAAAAAAGGTAAATAA